In the genome of Croceimicrobium hydrocarbonivorans, one region contains:
- the eno gene encoding phosphopyruvate hydratase, which yields MAIISGIHARQILDSRGNPTVEVDVITESGALGRAAVPSGASTGVHEAVELRDGGDQWMGKGVQNAVDNVNKLIAPEIIGMFVTDQADIDQRMLDLDGTPNKAKLGANAILAVSLAVAKAAASETGQTLYNYVGGVNARTLPVPMMNILNGGEHADNAIDFQEFMVMPFGASSFSEGLRWGTEIFHHLKSVLKEKGYSTNVGDEGGFAPNIQSNEEAIETVLVAIERAGFKAGEEIYIAMDAAASEFYHADDKMYHFSDGAKRSSEEMVAYWTEWVNKYPIISIEDGLHEDDWAGWTQLNAAIGDRVQLVGDDLFVTNVERVQQGIDQKAANSVLIKVNQIGTLTETIETVSLAQANNMTCVMSHRSGETEDSTIADLAVALNTGQIKTGSASRSDRMAKYNQLLRIEEMLGESAKYLGTQFKFIKK from the coding sequence ATGGCAATTATTTCCGGCATCCACGCCCGTCAGATTCTCGACAGTCGCGGTAATCCTACAGTAGAAGTCGACGTAATCACTGAAAGTGGCGCCCTGGGGCGTGCAGCAGTTCCCTCAGGAGCTTCCACCGGTGTTCATGAAGCGGTAGAGCTTCGCGATGGTGGAGATCAGTGGATGGGTAAAGGCGTGCAGAATGCCGTGGATAACGTAAATAAATTGATCGCCCCGGAGATTATCGGGATGTTCGTTACTGACCAGGCTGACATCGATCAGCGTATGTTGGATCTGGATGGCACCCCCAATAAAGCCAAATTAGGAGCGAATGCCATTTTAGCTGTTTCCTTAGCCGTGGCCAAAGCTGCTGCTAGTGAAACCGGCCAAACTTTGTACAATTATGTAGGTGGGGTAAATGCTCGCACCTTACCCGTGCCCATGATGAATATCCTGAATGGTGGTGAGCATGCTGATAATGCTATCGACTTTCAGGAATTTATGGTTATGCCTTTCGGTGCTTCTAGCTTCTCTGAAGGATTACGCTGGGGAACAGAAATTTTCCATCACCTGAAAAGTGTGTTGAAGGAAAAAGGTTACAGCACCAATGTTGGAGATGAAGGAGGTTTTGCTCCTAATATTCAATCAAATGAAGAGGCTATCGAAACGGTATTGGTTGCGATAGAAAGAGCAGGCTTTAAAGCTGGAGAAGAGATTTACATTGCCATGGATGCCGCCGCCAGCGAGTTTTATCATGCAGATGATAAAATGTATCACTTTAGCGATGGTGCCAAGCGCAGCAGTGAAGAAATGGTCGCTTATTGGACCGAATGGGTGAACAAATACCCCATTATTTCGATTGAAGATGGATTGCATGAAGATGATTGGGCCGGATGGACACAATTAAATGCAGCTATTGGTGATCGCGTACAATTAGTTGGTGATGATTTATTCGTAACCAATGTGGAGCGTGTTCAGCAGGGGATTGATCAAAAAGCGGCTAATTCTGTTTTAATTAAAGTGAACCAGATTGGAACTTTAACAGAAACCATTGAAACCGTGAGTCTGGCACAAGCCAATAATATGACTTGTGTAATGAGTCACCGTAGTGGAGAAACAGAAGACTCTACCATCGCTGATTTGGCAGTAGCTCTTAATACCGGTCAGATTAAAACCGGCTCAGCTTCACGCAGTGATCGTATGGCAAAGTACAATCAATTGCTTCGTATCGAGGAGATGTTAGGCGAGAGTGCCAAATACCTCGGTACCCAATTCAAATTCATTAAAAAATAG
- a CDS encoding citrate (Si)-synthase, eukaryotic, translating into MENLKQHFSTKIDSAAAEIKDFLAKHGDKVVGEVKISQLYGGMRGVKALITETSKLDPAEGIRFRGYSIPELQDLLPKAPGGNEPLPEGIFYLMLFDELPTQEAVQAVTKEWQKRADVPAHVFKVLDALPTDTHPMTQFVSAIMALRTESEFHTAYRDGINKKDYWQPTFEDVMNLIARLPRVAAYIYRRTYHNGDHIAPDPSLDWGGNFAHMLGFNDEEFRELMRIYLTIHSDHEGGNVSGHTIHLVGSALSDAYQSFAAGMNGLAGPLHGLANQEVIRWTLAMRDELGGGLPSKDAIEGYVRKTLDEGKVIPGFGHAVLRKTDPRYTAQREFALKHMPEDELFQVISRIYEVVPAVLEELGKVKNPWPNVDAHSGQLLMHYGLTEYDFYTVLFGVSRSLGTLASLIWDRALGMPIERPGSTTTKLLKEEYDA; encoded by the coding sequence ATGGAAAATTTAAAACAGCACTTTTCTACTAAAATAGATTCAGCTGCAGCTGAGATCAAAGATTTCCTTGCTAAGCATGGAGATAAAGTAGTGGGTGAGGTGAAAATCAGTCAGCTTTACGGCGGTATGCGCGGTGTAAAAGCTCTGATCACCGAAACCTCCAAATTAGATCCGGCCGAGGGTATTCGCTTCCGCGGATATTCAATCCCTGAATTGCAAGATCTTTTACCTAAGGCTCCCGGAGGAAACGAACCACTTCCCGAAGGCATCTTTTATCTGATGTTATTCGATGAGCTTCCTACTCAAGAAGCCGTGCAAGCGGTTACCAAGGAATGGCAAAAGAGAGCGGATGTACCGGCTCACGTATTTAAGGTATTAGATGCTTTGCCAACCGATACTCATCCTATGACTCAGTTCGTATCTGCCATCATGGCCTTACGTACTGAGAGTGAATTCCACACCGCTTACCGCGATGGAATTAATAAGAAAGATTATTGGCAACCTACCTTCGAAGATGTAATGAACCTCATTGCTCGTCTTCCCCGTGTAGCTGCTTATATCTACCGTCGTACTTACCATAATGGCGATCATATTGCTCCGGATCCAAGCTTGGATTGGGGAGGTAACTTCGCTCATATGCTTGGATTTAATGATGAGGAATTCCGCGAATTAATGCGCATATACCTTACCATTCACTCTGATCATGAAGGTGGTAATGTATCCGGTCATACCATTCACTTGGTAGGATCCGCCTTGAGTGATGCTTATCAGTCATTCGCTGCCGGAATGAACGGTTTAGCCGGACCATTGCATGGATTGGCAAATCAGGAAGTAATTCGCTGGACCTTAGCCATGCGCGACGAATTAGGTGGCGGCTTACCTAGCAAAGATGCCATTGAAGGTTATGTGCGCAAGACCTTAGACGAAGGCAAAGTAATTCCAGGATTCGGCCACGCTGTATTGCGTAAGACTGACCCTCGTTACACTGCTCAACGTGAATTCGCCTTAAAGCACATGCCCGAGGATGAGTTATTCCAGGTGATTAGCCGTATTTACGAAGTAGTTCCTGCGGTATTGGAAGAATTAGGCAAGGTGAAAAACCCATGGCCTAATGTGGATGCCCATAGTGGACAGTTATTGATGCATTACGGATTAACCGAGTATGACTTCTATACCGTATTGTTCGGGGTAAGTCGTTCTTTGGGAACCCTGGCCAGCTTAATCTGGGATCGTGCATTAGGAATGCCTATCGAGCGTCCTGGATCCACTACCACTAAATTGTTGAAAGAAGAATACGACGCTTAG
- the rpsA gene encoding 30S ribosomal protein S1 has protein sequence MSEENKKVEEEVANTPETTQEAAAETAAETKTETVEEAPAKEVAPEVVEESTEFDWDEFEYGIASKGKAQREELTKLYEESLTSIDEHTITEGKVINMTDREAIVDIGYKSEGVISLNEFRYNPDLKVGDQVEVLVDKTEDKEGQLVLSHRKARSIKAWDRVNEAHDNEEVVKGYIKCRTKGGMIVDVFGIEAFLPGSQIDVKPIRDYDAYVDKNMEFKIVKINHEFKNVVVSHKALIEADLEEQKREIIGKLEKGQVLEGVVKNITSYGVFIDLGGVDGLIHITDLSWSRINHPSEVVELDQTLNVVILDFDEDKTRIQLGLKQLEAHPWDNLDSELKEGDKVKGKVVVLADYGAFVEIIPGVEGLIHVSEMSWSTHLRSAQDFMKVGDEVEAVILTLDREERKMSLGIKQLSTDPWTDITTKYPVGSKHEGAVRNFTNFGVFVELEEGIDGLIHISDLSWTKKIKHPSEFTSVGAKLEVVVLDIDVENRRLSLGHKQVEDNPFETYATLLEEGSVIEGKVLRKVDKGAEIVFENLGVEAFVPSRHMVKEDGSEVAADERIDFKIIEFNPDARRVVASHTELHKQVKADKQKADRVQAKKAVKVINSNVERSTLGDLDALSKLKEQMEDDEKNG, from the coding sequence ATGTCAGAAGAAAACAAAAAAGTAGAAGAGGAAGTAGCAAATACTCCGGAAACTACCCAGGAGGCGGCTGCTGAGACTGCTGCTGAAACTAAGACCGAAACTGTTGAAGAAGCTCCTGCTAAAGAAGTAGCTCCTGAAGTAGTTGAGGAAAGCACTGAGTTTGATTGGGACGAATTCGAATACGGAATCGCTTCTAAAGGAAAAGCTCAGCGCGAAGAGCTCACCAAGTTGTATGAGGAAAGCCTCACTAGCATCGATGAGCACACCATTACCGAAGGTAAGGTGATCAACATGACCGATCGCGAAGCTATCGTAGATATCGGTTACAAGTCGGAAGGGGTAATCTCCCTGAACGAGTTCCGTTACAATCCTGATTTGAAAGTAGGTGACCAGGTTGAAGTTTTGGTTGACAAAACTGAAGATAAAGAAGGTCAGTTAGTACTTTCTCACCGTAAAGCCCGCTCTATCAAGGCTTGGGATCGTGTGAACGAAGCTCACGACAATGAGGAAGTAGTGAAAGGTTACATTAAGTGTCGTACTAAAGGTGGTATGATCGTTGACGTATTCGGAATTGAGGCTTTCTTGCCTGGTTCTCAGATCGACGTGAAGCCTATCCGCGATTACGATGCCTATGTAGATAAAAACATGGAATTCAAGATTGTTAAGATCAATCACGAATTCAAGAACGTGGTAGTATCTCACAAAGCCCTTATCGAAGCCGACCTCGAAGAACAAAAACGCGAGATCATTGGCAAACTCGAGAAAGGTCAAGTACTCGAAGGTGTGGTGAAAAACATCACTTCTTACGGAGTATTTATCGACCTGGGTGGTGTAGATGGTTTGATCCACATTACCGATTTGAGCTGGAGCCGTATCAACCACCCAAGCGAAGTGGTAGAATTGGACCAGACTTTGAACGTGGTAATTTTGGACTTCGACGAAGACAAAACCCGTATCCAATTAGGTCTGAAGCAGCTTGAGGCTCATCCATGGGATAACCTCGATAGCGAGTTGAAAGAAGGTGATAAGGTGAAAGGTAAAGTAGTGGTATTAGCTGACTACGGTGCATTCGTTGAAATCATCCCCGGTGTTGAAGGTTTGATTCACGTTAGTGAAATGAGCTGGAGCACTCACTTGCGTTCTGCTCAAGACTTCATGAAAGTTGGTGACGAGGTTGAAGCAGTTATCTTAACTCTCGACCGCGAAGAGCGTAAAATGTCTTTAGGTATCAAGCAATTGAGCACTGATCCTTGGACTGATATCACTACCAAATATCCTGTTGGTTCTAAGCACGAAGGTGCCGTACGTAACTTCACCAACTTCGGTGTGTTCGTAGAATTGGAAGAAGGTATTGATGGTCTGATCCACATCAGCGACTTAAGCTGGACCAAGAAAATTAAACACCCAAGTGAGTTTACCTCTGTAGGTGCTAAATTGGAAGTGGTTGTATTGGATATCGATGTTGAAAATCGTCGCTTAAGCCTTGGTCACAAACAAGTTGAAGACAATCCATTCGAAACTTATGCCACCTTATTAGAAGAAGGTAGCGTAATCGAAGGTAAAGTACTTCGCAAAGTTGACAAAGGTGCTGAGATCGTATTCGAAAACCTCGGAGTAGAAGCATTCGTTCCTTCTCGTCACATGGTGAAAGAAGATGGAAGTGAAGTGGCTGCTGATGAGCGTATCGATTTCAAAATCATCGAATTTAATCCAGATGCCCGTCGCGTGGTAGCTTCTCATACCGAGCTTCACAAACAAGTGAAAGCCGATAAGCAGAAAGCCGATCGCGTTCAAGCTAAGAAAGCCGTTAAAGTGATCAACTCTAATGTAGAGCGTTCTACCTTAGGTGACCTTGATGCTTTAAGCAAGCTGAAAGAGCAAATGGAAGACGACGAAAAGAACGGTTAA